Proteins from a genomic interval of Corythoichthys intestinalis isolate RoL2023-P3 chromosome 3, ASM3026506v1, whole genome shotgun sequence:
- the LOC130913564 gene encoding phospholipid phosphatase 1-like, which yields MMLRHFSQKEDAMFEVSGIPYILLDITCLILVGLPFVILTPQHSPFKRGFFCDDDSIRYPLKEDTISYQLLGGVMIPFTLIVIICGECLSIYLTHIKSKMLTHKYAVCIYKAVGCYLFGAAANQSLTDIAKYSVGRLRPHFLAVCKPQWDRINCKAGRFVENFTCSGEQFLVDEARLSFFSGHSSFSMYCMLFLVLYIQARLKAKWARLLRPTVQFFLFATAVYVGLTRVSDYKHHWNDVLAGLVNGGAVAFFTVFCVSNFFQQPIKTGVSQEEGGQHTSLQHSPPHSNHYGSTD from the exons ATGATGCTCCG TcatttttcacaaaaagaaGACGCTATGTTTGAAGTTTCTGGAATCCCATACATCCTGTTGGACATTACTTGTCTCATTCTCG TGGGACTTCCCTTCGTCATCCTCACTCCTCAGCACAGTCCGTTCAAGCGAGGCTTCTTCTGCGATGACGATTCCATCCGCTACCCCCTCAAAGAGGACACAATTTCCTACCAGCTCCTGGGGGGTGTCATGATCCCCTTCACGCTCATTGTT ATCATCTGTGGAGAGTGCCTTTCCATCTACCTGACCCACATTAAGAGCAAGATGCTCACCCACAAGTATGCAGTGTGCATCTACAAGGCCGTGGGCTGCTACTTGTTTGGGGCTGCGGCCAACCAGTCACTGACGGACATCGCCAAGTATTCCGTCGGACGTCTGCGGCCGCACTTTCTGGCCGTGTGCAAGCCGCAGTGGGATCGCATCAACTGCAAAGCTGGAAGATTTGTGGAAAATTTCACCTGTTCTGGCGAGCAATTTCTCGTGGATGAAGCTAG gCTGTCATTCTTTTCTGGCCATTCATCGTTCTCAATGTACTGCATGTTATTTCTGGTT CTGTACATCCAAGCCAGGCTTAAGGCCAAGTGGGCGAGGCTCCTGCGGCCCACTGTCCAGTTCTTCCTGTTCGCCACCGCTGTCTACGTTGGTCTGACCCGAGTGTCCGATTATAAGCACCACTGGAACGACGTGCTTGCCGGCCTCGTGAATGGTGGCGCTGTGGCCTTCTTTACT GTGTTCTGCGTGTCCAACTTCTTCCAGCAGCCCATCAAGACGGGCGTGTCCCAGGAGGAAGGAGGCCAACACACCAGTTTACAGCACAGCCCACCCCACTCCAACCACTATGGCAGCACTGACTGA